Genomic window (Nicotiana sylvestris chromosome 7, ASM39365v2, whole genome shotgun sequence):
gaatttGTTGGTATAAAATGGACCTAAagttgagaaattggaaattttggtgttcttgaatgatttcatgaatttggggtttaattcatagttgttgatgttattttgatgatttgattgcacgagcaagtctgtatgatgttttcaggttagtgtgcatgtttggttaggagccccgagggctcgggtgagttttggataggccacggagtgaaattagACTTAGGACAATTGTTGGTGTGTTGCAGGTGTGTAGCAGGCCtctaatctcgcatttgcgagatcaggcaTCGTAATTGCGATGCAagcagggttcgcaaatgcgaagaacccGGGGCCAACCTTATCGCGTATTTGTGATGTacatttcgcaaatgcgaagtcttcaGTTAATGccagaagtcgcaaatgcgacccatgtatcgcaaatgcgacatatccttcgcatttgcaaagtcagcATGTTCCTTAAGGGTTCACAATTGTGAACCCTAGTCACAATTatgacatctgcaacctgctaaatcataacttattcgaaaatttctcatttttcaaactctttcaaaacctaaacatcTTTGGGCAATTTTTGTAAAGGCAACTACTCtttcaaatcgattgtaagtcatttctaactcattttattTGATCTTTAACaacttttcacatgatttcaactcaaaatcaagtgttttcatgggggaaattgggtgttttgggtagaacttaggtttttcaaattttgggaatttggacctcgatttgaggtccgatttcaaaacaaattatatatttgagttcgtgggtgaatgagtgatcgggttttggttcgaacctcaggttttgaccatatgggtccggggtagtcttgcaggcatccgcaggccttggcatctccttctatctttccattctgtttcttttatgtatctCAGAGACagtttgtatttatcttttagACCTCTATTTGTAGTATTTGTAGATAGTCCATGactttgtgacaccaaattctaggtAGTCTTGTATTTTGGATTCATGTAACAATGTTTGGTTAAAATATTAAGTTTTTGTCTTCCGCATTTCTGGTTATTTTAATTATTCCGCTGTCTGACCACCTATTATATTGAACTATTGAAAATgcttaataaaaaaatataatgaatttaaaacactcggcttgcctagctttcacaagtaggcaccatcacaactcccgaaggtggaaaatccgggtcgtgacagtcatGCTCAactccatgtcatgggcacgagtcgcaagttcttcaaatgtgccagGCTTTGTACCTTGCAAGCTGTAGCGTAGTCctcaatgcatgccttggatgcacatctctatgccgaagcttcactaagcctgtctttgcagttTAGGCTTGCATTCCTCaaacgattgataaagtcgataactggttcacCCTTTTGTTGACGAGTATTTataagttctatcatactcacagtaCGTCTCGTGCTATAAAAGAGATTGAGGAATTCTTGCCCTAGTTCATCCCAGCTATTAACAGATCCAACCTCGAGGTCTATGTACCAATCAAAATCATTTCCTTTTAATGAGTGGACAAATTACTTgacgaggtaatctccataaCTCCCAACATTGTTGCATGTCTCAACGAAGTGCGCCacatgttgctttggattgcctttgccatcaaactgttgaaattttggaggttgatagccagcaaacatcttcaacatatcgatccTTAAAGTATACAGATTTGCGTAGGTAAATGAGGACTTGGAAGCGACTTCATATTTGTTTTTCATAGTCCCTCCAATGAACTCCTTTAGTTGattgattggaatcatcccttccaAAGAGACTGGAATTTCTTTAGTGGATGCAACTTGTCGTGGGGCATGATCAATCTCTTGAACTTCTAGGAGTTTGCTGGgtgcatgggtggattcttcttccatcaagattcccaccctgtctgttagcttgtcaattttagcctcttgattttgcatgcatttggttaAGCCAGTGATTGGTTCCGTCAAGTTTGGTAACTGCTCCTCCACATATGAAGTGTTTGTCActatggcttgcatgattgtcgtggatGATGGAGAGTAGCATAGATTTTCATATAGATTGATCCTTGATTGGAtcacgctatgtggtgtaagtgaggaggatccatcacttgaagcataatcatcttccttcacagtaGAGTGCCTTGATCCGTAGAGGTCAAgtagagcaagagttttcttgatcttttcagcaacatcgcttcctccttcaggtgtgtttgtggaagatctttctccttttgaggatgaagatccgaaaacaggGGTTGATGGGGACGACACTTGGGGCACTTGTTGTCCCAAAGATCTTGATTTGCTCCTCGTAATTGGTCtgaagcttccaaaggtaacatcgagGATGCATTCCACATtagcatagaacctggagttagcagccttggtggatgtTGATCTGTAGTTGATTTTCCTccaagccatttcaatgttcttgaactttggtgattgaaaagttgagataaGAGATAAAGATTATCCCACTGGgtgtgccagaatttgtagacaataaaattgtgtcaagaaaagaaaatctagaccgaaaaatattgcaacaatcgtagtgttttatttcaaatatttgagtgttacaatctctatgattcctctgattctacttttctagtataaattcaagggccttcgagcttgatcttgaatttgaatttgatttatccgtcgcgagcactttgattgttgccacgaattttatcacgaacaagtagccttgatcttgaacgccttgtatttgatttgacttcgtttttgatcttgaatacttgaattgttcttcATTATTGAGCTTggacttgatttgttcttcgttcttgaacttgaatTTGGTTGCTTGAAgcctgaaacttgtagagaaatttgcggtgtttgatccacgagctttCTCTTGCTTCttattataacttctggtgtcttttctgagttatgaaaacccctctttatagttgtggaagggaagagttatgatgagaacaaactctttcctACCAATTAGATTGAGACATGACAAGGACGTATTTGATTGGCAAGAATatgtcacttgcacatgtggcgcgatttcattggcctttttaTTTGAcatggcatgccttgtcattttgacatgtggcatgatcctattaGCTTTTCCCGTTTGACTTGGtgtgccacgtcatttgacacgtggcacaaAACTGGGCCTCTAGAAAGATGGCATATTGGGCCTAATAAAGTGGGCCTATCACTCGTAACCCAATTAAACGGGCTAGCCCAATAGATTTGGACCTACatgtattggacttatataattaattcaattatattatcccataatatttatttagaccaatatatcttgaatttaaaatatagtcttaattattttattgaatttaaattcaataaattttGCATGCCTACAGTactattatttataatttattattttaaaaaaaagcaTTCAAATGAAAAGGAATTATTACAGGACTTCTTGAGAGGCTAGAACACCGCCTGTCTACAAAtatggtaaaaatagcacggtataaccaattttcggactgatcatttaaaaatagctagcatttaccaagtcaataaaaaatagccagtATTTTGCTACAACAGAGACCGGTTAAGCATAATATAttagagttcggtgcacctgtgtatgtactccaacatattatgctggacaaatatacttgctggaactcctgtatattatgttggagttctagtgtacttatgttggaactccatcatattatgctggagttgcagcatacttatcctggaactccagtataatatgctggagttcaagtatacttatgttggaactccagcataatatactgacgtatttttcgggttttgaacagtgttttcgctcagatttatctttacatgaaaagtggctaaatttcgattacttttgaaactgggctatttttgaacggccagttgtaaatctggctatttttgaatttctcccatcaATATCTTGTGCTACTTAAAAGCAACAAATGAGTAAAGTGTAATTAGATATTTAGTTATATATTAAAAAGACACAACCTTTTAGAAAAGACACTTAAAGTTAAATTAGTTTTTATTTGAATAAATATTAGATTTTTAAGAAGGGCATATAGGTAATTTAACTTTTTAGATTAAAGGTTCCTACTTTTATAATAACTAATTTCTGGATACATGCGTTGCGTGAGTGTCCCTTGTGTAGAAGTACATAGTTTTCTAAACGATAGTGATAATATTAACGGTGCATCAACATCAATTCCATCAGTTGGAACTAGGAGTGCCAAACAGGCAGGTCGGGTCAgatatggttcgggtcgaaaacgggtaatgaaaaaacgAATCAATTATCCGACCTGACCCATGTTTAATACagataaaaaatgggttaaccggcggataatatgagttacccatattatccatgacttcttgtatatgacttttgggagaattcttagtctccctaacttgaggaactcCCAATTTgaagctttacaaatgtaaaagttagactcatTGGTTATCTATTGATTACTCATtgattatccattttctaaatggataatatggttcttatctatATTTGACCCGTTTTAAAAAAGTTCAtcatccaacccattttttagtggataatatgggtggttaactttTTTTTTAACCATTTTGTCACCCCTGGTTGGAACATCTTTTCAAACCTCAAGTATCTCCTCAGCTACCAAATCACTGTTCCTATCTTCTATTGCCATTTTTCCATCAATCTTCACGTAGATACTGAATTCTTCTCCCTTACACAATATTAACTTGCGGTATTACTTATATTCCTCTTTCTGTAGTAGTAAAAAGCCAAATACATTAGTTTAAGTATTGACTAAAACATATGGAGAACTTGTTCAACCTGAAGGATCCTTTAAGTAATGTAGGAGTTTTACCTTTTGAGAAGTTGAGTTAACATACTCCTTGATGTTGCAGCCAAAGAAGTATCATGTACCATAAAACAACGTAATACTTATATATTGTTGCACAACAAAAACACCAAATTTTAACCTATATCAGGCTCCATATCAGGCTCCTGGTCTGTCAGCAGGTTGGCATCCACATATGAGATATAAGCAGCATAGATGTATTCAAGGGAATCGCACCATCATGTCATATATACACGTTTGGCGTGTTTTCTAAATGGAGTATAACTGATTTAAGGTAATATGGAACATAATAAAATTTGACGTGACAATATCAAATAATCCACAAGAAACATATTCTGCCCCAAGTACTACAATGTTTAATTAGCTATGGCCCAAAAAATACTTAAGTGAAGTCTACAGTTGCAGCATATGTTAGTTGAGTATAACATGGCAATATAAAGGTCATGTACAGTTTTAAAAATTCTTCATATCAAGTTATCATGCTCCACACCTTCTACGGGACTTTTTACATTAATATATGTTTAATTTTAGAACTTTTCAAGAAATTGCATAATCAAGAAAAATTGGTTGCTAGCTATGATCAAAAGGACTAAAAAGAAGACAATATTTTCAGCATAAACTAATCGAAACAGATATACCTATTGCAGATACTGATGAGTGAAATAGACTTTCCTCGAAAAAAGAAATTTTTGGCATAATGAATATAACAAGGATGATGGGAATATGGACAAAGACACTTTATTGTGCACTTATATAGACTGCAACAAAGAATACGAAAAGTAGTTATTGACATTGAATATGAAGGATAGAAACAATTAGTATTAATTATGAAAATTTACATTGCTATGAATAAAAACTGTAAAAAGGAGTTACCATgaaagataaaagaaataaaatataaagagaGAAATGACTGCAACTAATAAATAAAGGAATGAACACACCCGCTCATGCGTAATTATTGGTATTTTTCGATATTCACCATAGTTTTGGCTTATGATTTCAATCGTTCTTAAAATGATAGCAGAAGAAACTCAAAAGCAGAAGAATTTGTCTCTTTTCCTTTGATTAAGAAAAGTAAACGGCTATCTATGACTTTATTAGGGAAAATAAACGGAAGCAAGCAACAATCAATGCCTTTATTGGGGGAAACGGGCAGAGTTGAACCCCAATTAATTTAATAAAGATATTGTGGCTTTAAATACAGTGATTGAAGGGGCAGGGGTGGAGCGGCAATACGTATTACGGGTTTTGGCCGAACCCGATAACTTTATCCAAATTCTATATTTATCGtaagaaattcattaaatattgatgataggctataattatgtattttagtaccttattacactctaatttattgtactttaattgagtttgagctttaatcgctagtgttttgtacTAAtagtgtattttatgccttgtaggagtgattacgagctatgtagatattatggaatgaattcaagtgatttggagctttgaagtctgagtaaaagcccaatgaattaagccgggatcgtgttcggggatcaacggatgataattAAGAaagaacgaagaatcgagtaggcaaattgcgcactgtctagtaaaatgcacataacttttcgTTCAGAACTCCATTTCGACtacacaatatatggttggaaagataactcaaagggctataagttttatgtttttccaaattcccAACAGAATAGGGTGAAATGTGCGCGTCAAGAGCGCGGCCGCGCTCGTCAGACAAAATCAAAGTGGATATGCGCGGTCCAACCACGGCCGCGCACGTCTTGTCCGGGAGAAGtgtcctttttcgcgtaggagaaggtggaattgtttgggcccgaccctaattggtatatatatacatggaaaacggtattttgaggactttggacatacttttgacataatttaaacctaaggaggctaaggagaccggggattcaacctaaggaggcaagaacatacTAGAAGCAAGGCGGAGAATGTTTCtatgagtttttcacttccttctcttccattattggttatgaattctagtattgtagttgtgcatactattatgaatagctaatttgttatctagggttttgatggaacctcttgaaggatgattttcctgttatgttaatatagatatgccatagtattttctctatttgttcaactacgttattattgtggttgattgaagagctctcaatcgtctgtgcctatttagtgtgttactcgagagagagtgcatatttaggtagttgttggacaacatcactcctaacgtatatgagggatcaatacggaggTTTTAAAGgtaggattagggataacgaaaccttgggtgcgatccgagtgagccgtacttaatgccagctagcgtaattcgggagaatatgtctattgtggtaattactcgggagagagttatgacagtcagagcgctcatgatcggtagagaatacctaggcgaatttatagaaaatgtagcgggaaggattccgacaataggggaaATTATAAccctagacctccttaatcttgtctctaacccttaaTATCTTTAGTtcttaatttactattttaatttgttagttaattaattaaacacaagaatcttaatatctataagtttgGAATTATTGAAGCTTGTCTTCTTAGTGGgatagtgaacagctgtagctaagccttagttctctgtgggattcgacttcggacttgtaaaccgaattatatttgcaacgaccgcttagtcatttttataaggcatagttgggcgtgatcaatttttgaaaattttggcgCCGCCGGTGTAGTTGTATCTGTATATATTGCTAGGTTGCgagtttgaaattttattttgttttgttttttatatttttttattttattataaccgttgatttgagaaacatgacatcttggaattatgagaatTTAGATGTAGATAATTCTACTATTGATCCTCATAAATATTGTAAAGGAAACCATCCgtatcaaaattatcaaaatattcccgagagcaagttatgtgcaccaactcaatcttatttgtggaatgtgtgtgatgtgtgtggtggtaaaaatggtcactttcatagttgtgcttatatttcttatctttctccaaccccttactatgatgattctaccttttcttgtgaagttaataggaacaaagaacttGGGAATGCGGACCTGAAGGAGATCAAGGATATGCTAAAGTGCCTTCTGGAACAAAGCAATGAGAAACAATTGCAGATAGAAAGGAAAGAGGCAACTATTTGCAAGTTGGAAGCTCAAGTGAGTCAAGTGGTTGAAGCTTTTAATGCTCAGCAAGCCAATTTTGAGGATAAGAGCCAAGAAGAGAATGCATTTGAGGTTCTAATTGaggaggtcagagtagaacatcaacaacctagccaactacaatttgaggatgTCGGTGTTGTAGAAATGAGACTAGAGTCAGCCAAGGacattgaggatacaaattttgttgactctagtatcattgatgttgaggatgcTGAAAGTCCAGAAGTTCATGTGTGTGAGCGCGTTGGTCCTCACTCCAAACATTTTTTCTACATTGTGCTTGGATGacgatatggaaatagagtcatccgagccGATTGAGAAGCAAAGGAATAAGGAACATGgtgcctacattctggaattTTTCTTGCCAGAAAGACAAGACTACATACCTCATCTAAAAGCCAAGAAGTATAGAATAGTACAATGGTTGCTTGGGCCAATTAGATTTGTTCCTCCATCCCTGGAGCATAGCCGAAAACTTGATGCCAAATtgggggttcaattcataagctcgaggtggaggcaaaaagtgatttgcgtcgtgctgcgacgttaaatcaagcgcttgttgggaggtaacccagctttattgctttcttttattttttattataattgtttttaattgtattatttttataGTGTCAATTTTcgattttctaggagcatggaaagcaaaacTATTGGAAGTATGCAATAgcaaaccagatggttggaactaagtgtgaggtacccgcacagaggaccaagcttgggagaagtctgagtatcccatgagttgttagtgcttcggcctttggcctaccaggagTTTCTCTTACCCTCTTATAGTTAtgatgtgcattggggacaatgcacaattttaaatgtggggtgaggagattgtctgggttcTTTTCATGCTACTTTAGCtgtgttagtttaattaaataatatatttttttaaaagattggacttttcccaacGACGGATcaattagacaattttcttgagggatttaagtctaaagaaaaaatacaaaaaaagattttcttttgttaggtagtgtagcaattaccccttggtttttctttgtgccacaattcttttccaaggattttgtttgaaccgggtgtagttagttttttttgggAATAGGATctattgtgttgtgttttgaattgaagcaatatctcttgactttgttatgccttgaaaatagtgagtactttggttgtgatgcTTAGGCTCAGTGTtttactcttgtataagtactttaaatcttatattcttaattttgcttaactgctttgactagagtgtcttgatgatccaatcttgagtgagCCATATGTCATGTGCATGTGAGGGTTGTTGTATGTTGTGCATtgaatttgatgtctagaacttgacCCGTGTGtttgtgtcgcgccccctttttcttgcgaaatcgggtttatgacatttgggaggacaactcgttcccttttgggaattgggttttttgatttgaagagtcgccacctaatgattaagtgcattaggacactaggaagaatttgtttagaaaaatcaGAGTTTGgataagggctagaaattatctcgagggaaaggtgttaggcacccctcaagatccactagtgtggttcccggccatgctacaattgtgacttaagtacaaataataaataagcaaataggggtttcaaatatgaggggttgtcacattgtgattgcaaataagttaaagtttgaagaaacaaggaagctgaaatttgagaaaaaagagttttgaaattttgaaagtaataaaataaacaagtaaagggaagggggtcctaggtttataaataatatggatcacatcaatgcaatacccgataatcactcctcagaagaggggttacacgtggtattagcacaccggtcatcatatccatatctaccctttcccatctCGTTGGGGTATTAAACACGGAAtagttttgtttacttattgcatgctagtaccctccccaatcctatcagtcccgaaggcatttgggactactagtcctaaagggaagggaaatttgggctttgtatggtttaaaaggataaaattctaaagcgacaaacaaaaacacataaggcatatctgggaaacacataacaatttaaaaggaTCAGACATACatcctcacttaaagacagattgtttagcatgtcttgcagatactggttatggtctgaattaaacttaaacgttaaggaggcagactggtctattacacatttcagataagaaatcggaatcagacctgcctgctggttggaactaacagagtctgattcaattagctaatgTACCTTATAGCTTACTTAggtgaaacttataggcatgatatctaaatacgagagaaagatactgatttcagaagcagatttattaacagcaggaacataagttctgcaagcgtttaagcaatgctattactaattttaaacttataagcaagttGAGGGATTCAAATTAGTTtcttattcctataggcatgctttctaagtgtgacttattttaacctttacgaaaatgcagaaatcctataggcatggcgtctGAAACGctgattttattatttaagcctatatattgtttgcctagtgatggatacgtatgtagtattcagaaaccctatatacatgctttctatatgataggcaaaatgcagaatcctatagtcatgttCTTTATATGAGATGCAAAAATCCAAAAGCTATTGTTATGATAtatatgcagaacttataggcaggatttctaagatgcaaaagtgcagaagtttatagacaggatttctatatgaaaatgtagaagtgcagaacctaaaacgggatttctatatgaaaatgtagaagtgcagaacctaaaacaggatttcaaagatgccgaaatgcagaacttgttatgatttgcagaaataaagacctaatgagcatgatatctaaccttatgcatacatgagtacccctccccttttcactataagcccctatgagttattacaaattattacagcccagaatgaagaaaagaaagtaaaaattatATCAGAAAGCTAacatcccaaccaaggagagcctgattcagacttctgtctgaagcatgaagtaaaccaactccaaagatcaaattccaaagcctttctcctatttgggatgtgtcagagttccctaagagtctcaagtggactccgggcagtgcttacacccaaatatattgcaaaattggattatagtgcagtatggaagggccaaccctcaaatgtccaagttcagagggagctcaaggtcccaaagcaaggctcataggaagggGGAAGAAATTAGAATATAAGAGAGAGTGCAAGcgcatagaggggattttgggtAAGGCCAAGACAGGCTGGTAGTCATATCCAGCAATTAGGAGTATTAGCACACCcctaaccagcctgttagccacattgtttgggagttaggatccattaaaggatcaggtccagacatgagcaacaatttggatactgccatgcctgaaccttaactcaaacacatagaagggaataagggtatggggaattcacataGCAACAAATGCAAAGAGAACATCATATTCAATACAAAACATAAAtagcaaagtagacaagattgttgaaactgtaaagcaaacacatagggatgaagccgaaagttaaattagaacataccagtttcagggaaataagaagagaagagcagtagtaaagccaaattgcaaacacacagccagaagatttcagaagagagtagagtgttgaatttAGAATGTAGGAGTAtcgaaattgaaagtgttcaataagtgttgaactcaaggtcttaaagagtattgaattggaagttctcaaaaagtgcagaagggtcgtgccctttatagtgcataaagcaagtagaaataggtaagagaataatttcgaaatcaatcacataaggtctcccttcaattaagggattctgatttcaaacgggcaagataattaaggaaagagtttgatcaaaatattttccaaagtagtacaagaagggcagattcatagaaactatttaaggaaagagtttgatatcaacacggtttgtgcaaataaggaaagacaatcaatcaacagtcagtaaaaatcaaaaattgatttTTGGTATGagtgaatccaaccagaaaaggtgaagaaatgtttaattaaagaaaatcagtaacaatcaatcgatccttattaataggaattctgaatcaatcacaaattggcaaaaccttttttgaaggaagaattcatcatatataaagtgcACATACATGTTAATCAAGAAAGaattgtcatgctaattagaaaagcctagcatagaaaagttcagagtcaaAGAGGTTCGAGTTcagtacaaagactcaaaacgagtcttagaaacctagagttccaaaatagaaccgtagtctcaaacacaagat
Coding sequences:
- the LOC138873664 gene encoding uncharacterized protein, with the protein product MTSWNYENLDVDNSTIDPHKYFNRNKELGNADLKEIKDMLKCLLEQSNEKQLQIERKEATICKLEAQVSQVVEAFNAQQANFEDKSQEENAFEVLIEEVRVEHQQPSQLQFEDVGVVEMRLESAKDIEDTNFVDSSIIDVEDAESPEVHVCERVGPHSKHFFYIVLG